The Zea mays cultivar B73 chromosome 7, Zm-B73-REFERENCE-NAM-5.0, whole genome shotgun sequence DNA segment AACCATTCACTGCATGCGCCTCCACCTACCAAACCGCGGTCTCGGCTCGCTCGCTCGCTTGCTGGGCTTGCAGTCGCAGCCTCGCAGGACGAGATAAATAGTCCACCCGCGCCGAGCGCCACCGTCTCATCATCAGTCATCACATACCACCAAGACCACATCGGCACATCGACGTGAGCTCGTGCGTGAGTGCCCTGGTCGACGACCGCTCGCGCGCCATGGACTCAACGACGACGGCGCCGCTGCTGCAGCCGTCCGCCGCCTCGAGCAAGGAGGGGCCGGGGCCGGCGCCGGCTCAGCACGGTGAGGGCAGCCGGGAGCTGGAGGCGATCCTGGCCGACGCGTCCAAGCCGTGGGCTTGGCGGGCCTGGGAAGGCGCCCGCCTggagctgccgctgctgctgcgGGTGGCGCTGCCGGCGGTGGCCGTCTACATGATCAACTTCGTCATGTCCATGTCCACGCAGATCTTCTGCGGCCAGCTCGGCAACCTCGAGCTCGCCGCCTCCTCGCTCGGCAACACCGGCATCCAGCCCTTGGCCTACGGCCTCATGGTGCGTGTCCTCTGTTTCATTTAGCTCACATGGTCCATTCGCCTACTTGCTAGTTCAGAGCAAATGATTTTTTTTCTTTGTGTTCGTGATTATTCATAAGTTCTGCTGTTTTCATCTCAAACATGATACGGTGTGATAAATGTGCATGATAGGAAGCGGTTAAATGATTTGTTCTTATACATTGCCAGCACATGATTAGTGTTACTAGGCTCATCATAAAAAGATCGTACTACGTACTACGCTAATTTAATAATACCCATTCATCAAGAAAAGATTACAGTATAGTTTAAGGTTCAATGTACCTGAGGGTACTTTGGTCATTTTGAGGCGCAGATCGACATGCATGATTGTCACCTGTGCCGTGTGCGGCTGTGCGGCGCTGCTTCCACCGAGGCGAGCGAGCGTTACAAATTAAAATACTCCCTCCGAGCCAAAAAAAAAAGCATTCATTTCGTATCTCGAGGACCTAAAAAATCTAAACTTTATACTAAATATAGATTAAAAGGTATTGATACTTTACAATGTAAAATAATATTGTTAgcttaatcatatcatatattttTTACACAAAGTTGTTCAGTTAGCTAAAGTTGAGTTCCtttgatttttttttaaaaatatgATAGAGGATTATTTTGAAAAATGTAAGGTAGAGGCTTGTTTTAAGAATAAGTCTAGTGCTCCTAGACCCTAGTATAGTAAGGTTGGCAGGCTGGCCGACATGGATGCACACTTGTACATGCAGCTGCAGCCTGCAGGTATAGCCGCATAGAAATACTGTTTCTTCGGTCTAAGATAAACATTTCTATAATGGTTAGCTTGGGAACTTTATTTTTATAAGAGATTTCTATTTATCTAAAAAATGAACTAAATTTCTTTAGAAAAATATAAATATCTTAAAAAATTGTGATTCCCAAACTAGCACTAAATATATTAGTATGAAAACATATATCGTGATTAGTCTATTAATTTTATTTGATGCTACTGTATAAGCATCGATATTTGATCATACTTAAAACTGGTTGGCGTCTTGTGGTGTGCGAGATGTGCACTTAAATAATTTGGTACGCAGAGAGTACACTTGTTCGTTCAAATACAGTAAAGGCTGAGCCTCAGCAACCACGTGCCGTTTACCCTAAACAAATGTTCGCCCGACACACATTCAACTCCATCAGTCAAGATATTAAGACAGGGTCCGGAAGTTCACCCACGTGGTCACTTAAAACATGGTTTTGCACTGTATACCACACTAATGCAGATGGATTGTATGCTGAGAGCTGAGGTGCAAAAAAAAAGAGGGCTATAAGTTTATAGCCACTAATAAAAACTTTATGAGAAAGATAAACTATAGTATATTAATATTAAAAAAAGAGCTAACTAATTATAGATCAATTAATTGCTGGGAGCCTGAGATGGTCTATTAGAGAAAGTACAATAAGCTGACGTAGATGGGCTGCAATAGATGTCACATTCGAATTTATGGTAATGTGAAAGAAATAGATCGAAGTGGAGAGAGAAAACACGGGCTGCTCACTGTAAGCCAGGTAGCCAGCCAGCGATCTGCATATGGACTCTCAATCTGTGTGTGTGTGAAAGAGAGGTAGACCAATATTAAATGTACATATTGTCTTATAAGAGAATTATTATGCAAATAGACTTTTAGTTGACTCTATTTGACATAACAATATCATAAATCCCTGACATGGGTTATATACTTATATTATTAAACTTTCTCTTATGAATGAATGGACAAGAGATAGGTAGGTCGGTCGTTTTGGCGGCATGGATGCGACTTGCTTGCCTGCTCCTACTATACTCCTCGTGGCCTATCTTTTTTTTGTACTGCCCTGCAGCCTGCAGGGGCACGCATAGGACACTTGTCCAGAAGTCCAGAACTTCAGATACTATTCATACAGCGATAATGCTGTGAGCCTGAGCGTCCACGTGTGAAACGTACTCACGTGGCCCTCGCACTTGGCAAACGCAAGTCGGTTTTTTTTTTTGGAGGTCCATCTCTGATGGTCGGCCTCGGCCGGATGGGTGCAGCTGGGCATGGGCAGCGCGGTGGAGACGCTGTGCGGGCAGGCGTACGGCGCGCACAAGCACCGCATGCTGGGGGTGTACCTGCAGCGCTCGACGGTGCTGCTCATGGCCACCGCCGTGCCGCTGACCGTCGTCTACGCCTTCTCGGAGCGCATCCTGGTCCTCCTCGGCGAGTCGGAGCGCATCTCCAGGGCCGCCGCCGTCTTCGTCTACGGGCTCATCCCGCAGATCTTCGCGTACGCGGCCAACTTCCCCATCCAGAAGTTCCTGCAGGCGCAGAGCATCGTGGCGCCCAGCGCTTACATCTCCGTGGCCACGCTGGCGCTGCACCTGGGGCTCAGCTGGGTCGCCGTCTACAGGCTGGGCCTGGGCCTGCTGGGGGGCTCGCTCGTGCTCAGCTTCAGCTGGTGGGTCATCGTCGCGGCCCAGTTCGGGTACATCGTCACCAGCGCCCGGTGCAGGGACACCTGGACGGGATTCACCACGCAGGCCTTCTCGGGCCTCGGCACCTTCTTCAAGCTCTCGGCAGCGTCCGCCGTCATGCTGTGcttggagacttggtacttccagATCATCGTGCTCATCGCCGGCCTGCTCAAGAACCCGGAGCTCTCCCTCGACTCCCTCTCCATATGGTAGGAGCGTCTGCGTCTCTCTTTGTGTGTGTTGTTCACCAGCGCTACTAGCTTTTAATTTCATCATCGGTCTCTGTTCCGTCTTTCGCCCGCAGCATGAACGTGAACGCATGGGTGTTCATGATCTCCGTCGGGTTCAACGCCGCGGCGAGCGTGCGGGTCGGGAACGAGCTCGGCGCAGGCAACCCGAGGGCGGCGGCGTTCTCGGTGTTCATGGTGACGTCGCTGTCGTTCATCGCGGCGACGGTGTGTGCCGTCGTCGTGCTGTGCCTCCGCGACCAGCTGAGCTACTTCTTCACTGGCGGCGAGGCCGTGGCGCGCGCCGTGTCCGACCTCTGCCCGCTCCTCGCCGCCACGCTCGTCCTCAACGGCATACAGCCAGTCCTCTCCGGTGAGCCATCGTGCCACGTCTCCTCTGCCCGCCAGTCATCGACCTCTTGTCTTCATGCATGCTTTGCTTTGTTTACACATTTTGCAATGCTATGCTATGCTATGGACGACAGGCGTCGCCGTGGGCTGCGGGTGGCAGGCGTTTGTGGCGTACGTGAACGTGGGTTGCTACTACGTCGTCGGCGTGCCGCTCGGCGTCTTCCTCGGCTTCTACCTCGACCTCGGCGCCAAGGTACGCACATGCGTCGCTCGCCAGCCACAGCACGGGCCGCAGATACCCATGTGATTCATGAATACTACAGAGCCCAATGCAACCAGACCACGTGACATTAATCGTGAACTGCGCGTGCGTGCAGGGCGTTTGGAGCGGCATGGTCATCGGGGGAACCTTGACGCAGACGCTCATCCTGCTCTGGGTCACCGTCAGAACCGACTGGAACAAGGAGGTGATTGATGGTCCCTAACTGCTCACTCACTTCAATGCACTGCCATATTGCTTGCCATCCATGCACATGCTGGTCACAGCAAGGAGACCTGAAATGATATATGATTGTTGTATCCTGTTGGGCTTGTGACTCAACTGCAGGTGGAGAACGCCAAGGCGAGGCTGGACAAGTGGGACGACAAGAAGCAGCCCCTCCTAGTCGAAGATTGAAGGAAGAATCTAGTAGATCACGCAGTGTAGCGCGTGCTGGTGGATTTTTTGTGTGTCGTGTGTGTGttttggagtggattgaatgGACCATTTGGCATTTGGGTTTTAGAGAGCATGCATGCACTCCTATCATGAATGCTTTGGCCAGCAAATCATGCATTGTTAGAAAATTAATAGGGACTAAGATTAATTTGATAATGCAACATAAACGTAAAATCCAGAACTACTTGCAGATAGTAGCTATGACATTAGAACAGAATAGATCTGAACTAACTCAACAAGATTAACGCATAACAGAAGAACTGACACCGGATCTAACCATAAGACCGTCATCGCAATAAACTGAAAATACAGTGATTTCCACGAGTGTTGGTGAGGAACCCGAGCGGACGTGCGCGAAGCACTTCCCAGAAACCTGATTCATCGGCACCTGTGCAGGTCGCCAAAACGTCGGCAGTGGTTCGGAGACACCGTTCTCCCTTGATCTGTTGCACGATAGACAAAGGGACGACATGGCACAGAAGCAATGGCGCAGAGAATTGAGATCGAGAAGACGAGGCAGTTCTATTTTCCGTACGCCCTGGTCCAGTGGACGTCGTCATTAAATAGAGGATCAGCCTTGACTAGATAACGGTTCGATCTGCTAAATTCTAGAAACCGCCCCCTGAAATATCTCTACGTGTAACCGCTCAAAGATCTCACATGTAACGTGAGCGACCATTACTCCTGGTTGACGTGGCAGTATAGGTGTGGTATTCGATAACCAAACAAACAAAAAAACAAAAACTAAACTGCCGTTTAGAACACGTCACGACGCGATCGCGCATCGTCACAAGTCATGCGATAAATAACAGGAAAACATGAAACGCGAGCGAGCGAGCACGTGTGTGGCAGCTTCCGCAGCCCTTTATTTGTCTCATGTGAAGAGTATGGAGTACTTCCACATATAAGTTGATTCTCTCCTACTTAGATGAACAATATGAGACTAAAGCCACATGCCATGTCTACACATCATTTTGGCTTCCTTGTTGAATGTGACCACACTCTAGTGGGCCTAATTCTAACATGCATATGACCGTGCAAAACAATGGTTTGCACTCTAGACTGCAATGTTTACGTAGTGGAGTTTGAAATGTAGGATGAGGATGAGAAAACTGCTGGTGCTGAGTGATTGATGTTTTATTACGAGTACCTCTGACTTTACAGAGTGAGGAAGACTTTGTCGGTTTAGACATGGAGGAGAGCAAGTTCGTTGTTTTGGGCCACATGTGCGTGATGACCTTGACGCACCTGCTGATTTCAGTTCTAACAGCCATCGTCGTTCCAGCTGGAAGCTAACCTAGGACCTTCTCGTCCCTTCTCATTCTCTCCAATGTGATCCCTTTCTTTTAGACCTCGGTGCCTGTCACGCCCACACTAGTCGGCGTCGGTGCGGCCATTGTTGCCCTCCTTTAGCTTGTATCTCTCCGGCCACTACTCTTCAGTTAAGTAGAGCCTTCCTTCGCTCTGAGCTAGGATCAGGTCGGAGGCGTCCTCCAACGCCAGCAGATGTCTCGTGACCTCCTCGACAGAGAGAGTGGAGATGTTTAACAATGTTTCCATGGAGATGACCAAATGTTTGCACATGTTGCAAGCgatccgtcgtcacagagcttgcggagcgccatcattgcccctccggcggagctggccggatgagacgccggtcttgttctccgtgacccgagtcgattcggggtaggatgatgatggcgcctcctgttgacgtggcggtctatgccctaggcagggcgacgtgggggttcctccgaagccgaggttgagtttgccttttgttgccgtggccgagcccgagccaaggggtcgggcgaggcggaagtcgttcggccgaggccagggcggagtccgagccctggggtcgggcgaagcggagttacgtcgtcttccgggtgctagcctgagtccgagccctggggtcgggcggagcggagttcgccgtcttccgggtcttagcccgagtccgagccctggggtcgggcggagcggagttcgccgtcttccgggtcttagcccgagtccgagccctggggtcgggcggagcggagttcgccgtcttccgggtcttagcccgagtccgagccctggggtcgggcggagcggagttcgccgtcttccgggtcttagcccgagtccgagccctggggtcgggcggagcggagttcgccgtggcgcctttggcaaggcctgactgcctgtcagactcactctgttgagtggcactgcagtcggagtggcgcaggtggcgcagtccttctgtcagactggccagtggagcagtggagtgacggcggtcacttcggctctgccgggggcgcgtgtcaggatagaggtgtcaggccacctttgcgttaaatgcccctgcaatttggtcagtcggtgcggcgatttagtcaaggttgcttctgagcgaagccaaggcctcgggcaagccggtgatgtgtccgccataaaaagggggcctcgggcgagacggaagtctctcgaggtcggctgcctttggccgaggctaggctcgggtgaagcgtgatcgagtcactcgtgtggactgatccctgacttaatcgtacccatcaggcctttgcagctttatgctgatgggggttaccagctgagaattaggcgtcttgagggtacccctaattatggtccccgacagtagcccccgagcctcgaagggagtgttagcactcgcttggaggctttcgtcgcacttttttgcaaggggaccagcctttctcggttgcatttcgttccggtgggtgcgcgcgagcgcacccgccgggtgtagcccccgaggcctcggaggagtggttacactccttcgaggtcttaatacttcgcttaacgcttcggctggtctggtcgttccctcatgcgaactggccgtagcctgggtgcacggtcggggcccaagctctcgggctggtatgttgacgctgtcaacgatttggccggagccggtttttgcgagagcagcccccgagcctctgcacagggcgagaggacgatcagggacagactcgactttttacatacgcccctacgtcgcctttccgcaaggaggaggggggagtgcgccatgttaccctcgatgggcaccgaacatggtgtctccggtgagctgcaagcgggtaatccgagtggacgtccgtgccccgttcgttgggggtcggctaggggcccagaggcacgcccaaaagtacctgcgggtgatttgccggacccggtcccctggcgacggggtccgagggctcgatgcctccctccgatgggattccgttacaagatcgttcccgctggtctcggaaatgtcctagggtacctcgggagcgcagcccgagccttggttatgtatcgaacgtacccctggtcatccctcgctcggtgtctgaggcgactgtgaacccttcgggggccagccttcgaacccctgatcagtaatgggcgcggagcccgagtagcctgaggcgaccatggagcccttcggggggctggccttcgaacccctgaccagtagtgggtgtcgggcccacgcgatctgaggcgactgttgaacccttcggagggccagccttcgaacccctgatcagtaatggggggctcggagcccggctccttcgtggagaaggatccctttcggggtatcccctttcccggtccctgttgcaagagatagagaaagaggaaaacggaaaaggatacgaaatcggacgacgtggcgtaccttttctgacgcggttatttcggcgaaggtgaagcgtcgcgcgctcctcctgccagaggcgccgcgtgtcccgccgcagagttaatgcgacggggcgagtggttggcgaggcggccgttgcaatccgttcgaggaacgggtcacgggtgcaccgtctccacgccgtgagaggaggctctcttgctgtctcaagatgggacgtgagcctggctgacgacgtgaccgctgcgcccgtccgcctgccaccgctattactgccggcccactttcggtcgctttgaccgacgcgccaggctggcgctgttgggtcgcctcgagtcgcggcataggctccgcaaccgaagaggcgtgatggtggcacaagtggcggtgcggttgcttgcatgcagcaactgacgcaccggttgctcgacgcgtgggcctgggttcccaagctggcgtgtcagaagtcggagaagcgcgtccatctggcgcgtttgcatgccgcctgcatggctgcccgccccttctgcccgtcggtccgggcgaaaatggggggtcgcctgtaaccgccggacggtcgtgcgcaccacgcgcggcggttcggcttcttctgccctgagccggctcgcatgacatgcgggacccagcccccgagtcgcaggggagggccttggagcgtgttggagaagactcagcccgcggcgtctgggggtgcacgtagggagagttgcctttaaaaggagggagactcctttcgtaaggcaaccatgtcttctttctcccttaagcgtcgtgtcttccccttttccaagcccccgaatggggggtatccgccgcctttccgcctcctcgttggaggaacgcaactccatgggagttggtacctttcagccatcgttcggcttcaaggattttcatcatgctgcccggctgcttccctccgccggcggtcacctgagatggcgacctccgacttgatggtgggggaaagcgagccgggctgcggcctcttcccctccctcagcctcgaggattttcatcaccagggctggggaggggagtgcgccgagatggggtcggcccctgcgtgggcggtggcccgctccttcactcagtgatggggggagaagcgggcattgcccgtggcgtccggcagctgcagcgtgcctggtcttcagccgcgagtggcttcggggccacttgcggcgccggcgtctgccacggcagctggaagaggttcttccgccggcgcggcggccgggaccggccacgggctgacctccaacttctacggccttctgcccgtccttgcctcacgagttttggcatgggcgggggcttcctggcagcggcatccaccctgaggtcagcgttgccgctgttcggccccccggagcagaagtcgtcgtcgtcgccgctgctggagcaggtgacggcgcgccgttcgtcggccttccgttgctccgcaggccttcccccttggagtggggttgttcgtacctgcggagggggaaccggagttccgtttgtagtggcacttcgaatgccagtgttcttcgttcattgtggctgtcggggcctgaacgtgtatgtaattttggcacggagccgtgttttttcctcattttcgagcattaagtctcgcctgttgactatctgaaccgctttaccaagcatgagttgccccatgtcaaggtgacgggtgaggtatccgtatcccggaggcgtaggaatccctcggcccgttcggccttgttgtctggggctcctctagcttagttgacgaGACCCCTcgaccgcccttcggtggaccgaggccaggggtagcgatatcagtatgaacagaggcggagttggctcgaaaatgggaacctggtcggccggggcctagccgtgttgtccgtcgacggagccgacgccgaagtcgatcggttgaggcctcgggtcgggctggcgcccttggaagccggttgaccgaggccccaggggtaaccggctgagccgcctgctcgggccggattcccggaggagtccttgGACCGcaacgccgcccgaggctgggtcgggctttgctgaagacgtcaccgaatgccgagggtgctacggctcccttcagcgtgaagacccgagcctgcaggatcagatcatcttgtagcgtgtgctttctgcggccgccgaggccagaaggacacaccctcgccgcgcttgcgaagctgcgtcttttttcctcttgtttcgagcatctggactctgtcggtaacagggatgtttgtgtgagcgagagctgcttttcgcggaagggacgagtgaggtatccgtatcccagaggcgtgggaatccctcggctcggtcggccttgcggcttactgatagtcgcctagaggggggtgaatagggcgaaactgaaatttacaaatataaacacaactacaagtcgggttagcgttagaaatataaacgagtccgcgagaaagggcgcaaaacaaatcccaagcgaataagcaagtgagacacggagatttgttttaccgaggttcggttcttgcaaacctactccccgttgaggaggccacaaaggccgggtctctttcaacccttccctctctcaaacggtccctcggaccgagtgagcttctcttctcaaatcaaagccgggaacaaaacttccccgcaagggccaccacacaattggtgcctcttgccttgattacaatggagttgtgatctcaagaacaagtgagaaagaaaagaagcaatccaagcgcaagagctcaaatgaacacggcaaatcactcccactagtcactagggctttgtgtggaattggagaggatttgatctctttagtgtgtctagaattgaatgctagagctcttgtagtagttgagaagtggaaaacttggatgcaatgaatggtggggtggttggggtatttatagccccaaccaccaaacttgaccgttggctggaggcgtctgctcgatggcgcaccggacagtccggtgcacaccggacagtccggtgctcctgccacgtcatcactgccgttggattctgaccgttggagcttctgacttgtgggccctcctgggtgtccggtgcacaccggacatgtactgtttgatgtccggtgcaccggcatgggcaagtctgacgtctgcgcgtgctgcgcgcgcattaaatgcaccgcagggagccgttggcgccgaaaagagccgttgctccgctggtacaccggacagtccggtgcacaccggacagtccggtgcacaccggacagtccggtgaattttagcggagcggctgccacgcgaacccgaggctggcgagttccggagaccgcgcttccttggagcaccggacatgtccggtgcacaccggacagtccggtgaattatagcgcgccggcttccgagaaatcccgagagtgaagagtttgagtctgagtcccctggtgcaccggacaggtactgttcactgtccggtggcacaccggacagtccggtgcgccagaccaggggtgccctcggttccccctttgctcctttattgaatccaaaacttggtctttttattggctgagtgtgaaccttttacacctgtataatctatacacttgggcaaactagttagtccaaagatttgtgttgggcaattcaatcaccaaaattatttaggaactaggtgtaagcctaattccctttcaatctccccctttttggtgattgatgccaacacaaaccaaagcaaatatagaagtgcataattgaactagtttgcataatgtaagtgtaaaggttgcttggaattgagccaatataactacttacaagatatgcatggaatgttttctttcttatataacattttggaccacgtttgcaccacgagatttgtttttgcaaattctttttgtgagtccatttcaaagatcttttgcaaatagtcaaaggtaaatgaataagagtttgtaaagcattttcaagatttgaaattttctccccctgtttcaaatgcttttcttttgacttaacaaaactccccctaaaagagatccacctcttagtgttcaagagggttttgatataccatttttgaaatactactttctcccccttttgaacacaataggatactaaatgataaatactttttggaaagcactaagtttttgaaattggtggtggtgcgatccttttgctttgggctcatttctccccctttttggcatgaatcgccaaaaacggaatcattagagccctttaagtactatcttcctctttggtcataagtaaatgagttaagatt contains these protein-coding regions:
- the LOC100281401 gene encoding transparent testa 12 protein, whose amino-acid sequence is MDSTTTAPLLQPSAASSKEGPGPAPAQHGEGSRELEAILADASKPWAWRAWEGARLELPLLLRVALPAVAVYMINFVMSMSTQIFCGQLGNLELAASSLGNTGIQPLAYGLMLGMGSAVETLCGQAYGAHKHRMLGVYLQRSTVLLMATAVPLTVVYAFSERILVLLGESERISRAAAVFVYGLIPQIFAYAANFPIQKFLQAQSIVAPSAYISVATLALHLGLSWVAVYRLGLGLLGGSLVLSFSWWVIVAAQFGYIVTSARCRDTWTGFTTQAFSGLGTFFKLSAASAVMLCLETWYFQIIVLIAGLLKNPELSLDSLSICMNVNAWVFMISVGFNAAASVRVGNELGAGNPRAAAFSVFMVTSLSFIAATVCAVVVLCLRDQLSYFFTGGEAVARAVSDLCPLLAATLVLNGIQPVLSGVAVGCGWQAFVAYVNVGCYYVVGVPLGVFLGFYLDLGAKGVWSGMVIGGTLTQTLILLWVTVRTDWNKEVENAKARLDKWDDKKQPLLVED